CAACGATGTCCGCAGACTCTAATATTACGCTTGTTTTTAATAGTGCAGAAGCCCGTTTGCAGATTGTTTGCGGACAACAGGGACAACTGCTTTTTTCAAAAGAACTCTTTTCCCCGCGTCAAGGTATGCAGGTTCTGATACCGGCACTCATGGACGGTCTGGAAAAGATGTCGTTATCTCTTAACAACATAGGTAAAATTGCCTGTGTTCGCGGCCCCGGTTCATTCACCGGCCTGCGTCTTGTGCTTGCAACAGCACTCGGCCTTGCCCGCGCACACGGATTTCCTATGGCTGGCATCGACTACCTTCCTGCACTTGCAATGGATACCTGCGCAACTACAGACAAGGAAGTTTGGGTTGTTACCCACGCCAGACGCGGCCAAATTCACTATCAGGCATTTCAGGGAACATCTTCTGATGGTCTGCCGATTGCACTGATTGAACCGACCGCCGGTACAATTGAAGACCTTGCAGCCATAATTAACGCA
This window of the Halodesulfovibrio sp. MK-HDV genome carries:
- the tsaB gene encoding tRNA (adenosine(37)-N6)-threonylcarbamoyltransferase complex dimerization subunit type 1 TsaB — translated: MSADSNITLVFNSAEARLQIVCGQQGQLLFSKELFSPRQGMQVLIPALMDGLEKMSLSLNNIGKIACVRGPGSFTGLRLVLATALGLARAHGFPMAGIDYLPALAMDTCATTDKEVWVVTHARRGQIHYQAFQGTSSDGLPIALIEPTAGTIEDLAAIINARDTATVLLGTGVQKNREFFEAEIQNATLLGERFSHPKPETLLDISATLEYGDAPVEPLYLRPCDAEENLDYIVSMKGVDPDEARQRLARLTTTLPKA